In a genomic window of Polycladomyces abyssicola:
- a CDS encoding type 1 glutamine amidotransferase domain-containing protein, translating to MANIAVVLGNMYHDKEFEVPTEAFKKAGHKVTLVGAEAGSTVEGLYGGKQKIELSVDDAKAEDFDALFIPGGFSPDILRADQRFVAFARKFAYLEKPIFAICHGPQLLINAEVLRGRRVTGYTSIQIDLRNAGAQVFDEEVVVDGGLVTSRTPDDLDAFTRASLDVLASR from the coding sequence ATGGCAAACATCGCGGTCGTTTTAGGCAACATGTACCATGACAAAGAATTTGAGGTGCCAACGGAAGCCTTCAAAAAAGCTGGCCACAAGGTGACTTTGGTCGGAGCGGAAGCAGGGAGCACCGTAGAGGGATTGTACGGTGGCAAACAGAAGATTGAACTTTCCGTGGACGATGCAAAAGCGGAAGACTTTGACGCGTTGTTTATCCCGGGTGGATTCTCCCCCGATATCCTGCGGGCGGATCAGCGTTTCGTGGCATTTGCGCGGAAATTTGCCTACTTGGAAAAACCGATTTTCGCCATCTGCCATGGTCCGCAACTGCTGATTAACGCTGAGGTCTTGCGAGGCCGTCGGGTGACCGGTTACACCTCGATCCAAATCGATTTGAGAAATGCCGGTGCGCAAGTATTTGACGAAGAAGTGGTCGTGGACGGTGGATTGGTCACCAGCCGGACACCGGATGACCTGGACGCTTTCACCCGTGCTTCGCTTGATGTTTTGGCAAGCCGATAA
- a CDS encoding DUF2935 domain-containing protein, which yields MSDGFVARSLDEIRFWSRIMKEHSLFLKLGFRCEDTQLIQEADYFFALFEGIENKAHSYSLETDPKVIERFNVKVYKAVSQIWAFKRKVLGLVLTCQLPGANNFPLLIDHISREANYFRNRLKELNTGTLDPLPDAIINENVFFLRIMADHAKFIAHLLDPSERKLVEQARSFSHDFDQLLFQARDLESMSPQSQTVPLLDQFLDQNRVSVKSLRDFKKTARELIEACRIKSIIHPLLADHVFREAERFLTIIDMFEQHLNAQTR from the coding sequence ATGTCAGATGGGTTTGTAGCGCGTTCTTTAGATGAGATACGATTTTGGTCACGTATCATGAAGGAACATTCACTCTTTCTTAAATTAGGTTTTCGATGTGAAGATACTCAACTGATTCAGGAAGCCGACTACTTCTTTGCTTTATTCGAAGGTATAGAAAACAAAGCGCATTCTTACTCGTTGGAAACCGATCCCAAGGTTATTGAACGGTTTAATGTAAAGGTGTACAAAGCAGTCTCACAGATTTGGGCATTCAAAAGAAAGGTATTGGGCTTGGTGCTCACATGTCAATTACCCGGGGCAAACAACTTTCCCTTATTAATCGACCATATAAGCAGGGAAGCCAATTATTTTAGAAATCGGTTGAAGGAACTCAATACAGGAACATTAGATCCACTACCTGATGCGATTATTAATGAAAATGTATTTTTCTTACGTATTATGGCTGATCATGCAAAATTCATTGCTCATTTACTTGATCCATCCGAACGTAAGCTGGTTGAGCAAGCTCGGAGCTTCAGCCATGATTTTGATCAGTTACTATTTCAAGCAAGAGATTTAGAATCTATGAGCCCTCAATCACAAACCGTTCCTCTCTTGGATCAATTTCTGGATCAGAACAGAGTATCTGTAAAATCACTTCGTGACTTCAAAAAAACAGCACGCGAATTAATTGAAGCGTGCCGAATAAAAAGCATTATTCATCCCTTATTAGCAGATCACGTGTTTCGCGAAGCTGAAAGGTTTCTCACTATTATTGACATGTTTGAACAGCATTTAAATGCTCAGACCCGGTGA
- a CDS encoding NADPH-dependent oxidoreductase: protein MNDVIRTLTQHRSIRSYTSQEVTDEQLDHIFRAIQAAPNSINGQQVIVIVVKEKERKRKLSQLVGNQVWVDQAPVFLVFCLDFYRAKLAAETNGEQLAITNSIESIIVGATDVGIALANAAAAAESMGLGIVPIGGIRKNPDEVIKLLNLPEYVFPVSGLVIGHPADPSAQKPRLPREAVIHQETYNRDQLDLIRQYDETMAEYMRQRTGGESDRNWSQTVSSFYNKIYYPKVRPTLDQQGFKYN, encoded by the coding sequence ATGAATGACGTGATTCGAACGCTCACGCAACACCGTTCGATTCGCAGCTACACCTCCCAGGAAGTAACCGATGAACAGCTGGATCACATTTTCCGTGCTATTCAAGCGGCCCCCAACTCGATTAACGGTCAACAGGTTATAGTGATCGTGGTCAAGGAAAAAGAACGGAAACGGAAACTCTCCCAGCTCGTCGGCAACCAAGTCTGGGTGGACCAAGCTCCGGTATTTCTCGTATTCTGCCTGGATTTCTACCGGGCCAAACTGGCTGCGGAAACCAACGGCGAGCAACTCGCCATCACAAACAGCATCGAATCGATTATCGTCGGTGCAACCGACGTGGGAATCGCCCTGGCAAATGCTGCCGCGGCAGCTGAGTCGATGGGATTGGGGATCGTCCCCATCGGCGGGATTCGGAAAAATCCGGATGAAGTGATCAAACTGTTGAATCTGCCCGAGTACGTGTTTCCCGTCTCCGGATTGGTGATCGGTCACCCTGCCGATCCATCGGCACAAAAACCCCGTCTCCCGCGGGAAGCGGTCATCCATCAAGAAACCTACAACCGGGATCAGCTGGATCTGATCCGGCAGTACGACGAAACGATGGCCGAATACATGCGTCAACGTACTGGCGGGGAAAGCGACCGCAACTGGTCGCAAACCGTCTCCTCCTTTTACAACAAAATCTACTATCCCAAGGTTCGTCCGACTTTGGACCAGCAGGGATTCAAATATAATTGA
- the queF gene encoding preQ(1) synthase, with amino-acid sequence MGKVTHDHSKYANIRFDTQDESAIMVDILETIPYEYPGKDTEVVIPTSEFTSVCPWSGLPDFAELTITFIPDRLLVEMKSLKYYLTSYRNVGIYQEHATNRILEDLVNLIQPKYMKVEAVWNPRGGLGTRVVAEYTKEGYVRK; translated from the coding sequence ATGGGGAAAGTGACGCATGATCACAGCAAATACGCCAACATTCGTTTTGATACCCAAGACGAATCGGCGATCATGGTGGATATCCTGGAAACCATCCCGTATGAATATCCCGGAAAAGATACAGAAGTGGTCATTCCGACCAGTGAATTCACCTCCGTCTGTCCGTGGTCGGGTCTGCCCGATTTCGCCGAGTTGACCATCACCTTCATTCCCGACCGATTGTTGGTGGAGATGAAATCGCTCAAATATTATCTGACTTCCTACCGCAACGTCGGGATCTATCAGGAGCATGCGACCAACCGAATTTTGGAGGACTTGGTCAACCTGATCCAACCGAAATACATGAAGGTGGAAGCGGTGTGGAACCCGCGCGGTGGCCTGGGTACTCGCGTAGTGGCGGAGTACACGAAAGAAGGCTATGTCCGCAAATAA
- a CDS encoding YjgB family protein has product MIRMVSRLIFLVVVSLLLSVSSVGCTHTVAPANPPSHSKPAPPATDSKSTQNNDQHSSRNSSSSARNQNHHSGSPMKISSSHQKKILQSEELAREGRVVNTEFQVEKNTIDQVEAKYGKGKRGEAAEPWNRYVTYPGGNLSFGVNKGEQIYDVRSFDPSLQGLRLWEVKKVLGKPDDTKTYQKQAIYIYQVTKEIQLKWVFSSSDPKAKVDHISVVNPQLSKNLMVH; this is encoded by the coding sequence ATGATCAGAATGGTTTCTCGCTTGATCTTCTTGGTGGTGGTGTCATTGTTGCTGTCTGTCAGTTCAGTGGGCTGCACCCATACGGTTGCTCCAGCAAATCCTCCATCGCATTCGAAGCCGGCTCCTCCTGCGACGGATTCAAAATCAACCCAGAACAATGATCAACATTCCTCCAGAAATTCTTCAAGTTCTGCCCGGAATCAAAATCATCACTCTGGTTCCCCGATGAAAATATCTTCCTCTCACCAAAAAAAGATTCTGCAGTCCGAAGAATTAGCGAGGGAAGGACGAGTTGTGAATACGGAGTTCCAAGTAGAAAAGAACACCATTGATCAAGTAGAAGCAAAGTATGGAAAAGGGAAGAGAGGAGAAGCCGCAGAGCCTTGGAATCGCTACGTCACTTATCCAGGCGGAAATTTATCTTTTGGAGTCAACAAAGGAGAGCAGATTTACGACGTTCGTTCCTTTGATCCATCACTGCAAGGACTTCGTTTGTGGGAAGTGAAGAAAGTACTGGGCAAACCGGATGACACGAAAACGTATCAAAAGCAAGCCATTTACATTTATCAAGTGACGAAAGAGATCCAGCTAAAATGGGTTTTTTCCTCCTCAGATCCAAAAGCGAAAGTGGATCATATATCTGTGGTCAATCCACAACTCTCAAAAAACTTGATGGTGCATTAA
- a CDS encoding DMT family transporter, with protein MRINRSIASFFVLTAAACYGLLSPLVKMAYANELHPADLTAAQAVVGALGIWIVCLAATRKMPKLPARTVLALFGCGVLGGLTGVFYFTSLQDLPASFAILLLFQFTWMGMVLEWRITRRPPARNQRWALAIILAGTVLAAGWTDTLPSTISIFGVTTALLSAICYTGYIHLSGHIAVDVSPWWRSAWISTGSVAVTLIVFPPRFLLEGMGGSVLVEWASLIAFFGTILPSILFTAGVTRIGTGLAATLGSVELPVAVSLSAWWLGEPVTTAQWVGVLLILVGILVAEGKLNLLKEKSWP; from the coding sequence ATGCGGATCAACCGTTCGATCGCCAGCTTTTTCGTACTGACGGCCGCCGCTTGTTACGGGTTGCTGTCGCCACTCGTCAAAATGGCTTATGCCAACGAATTGCATCCCGCCGATTTGACCGCCGCCCAGGCGGTGGTGGGTGCATTGGGCATCTGGATCGTCTGTTTGGCGGCCACCCGGAAGATGCCGAAACTACCCGCACGCACGGTGCTGGCTTTGTTCGGTTGCGGAGTGTTGGGCGGTCTGACCGGTGTCTTCTATTTCACTTCATTGCAGGACTTACCCGCTTCGTTTGCCATTTTACTGTTGTTTCAATTTACGTGGATGGGCATGGTACTCGAATGGCGGATCACCCGTCGCCCTCCCGCACGCAACCAGCGATGGGCATTGGCGATCATCCTGGCGGGAACGGTGCTGGCCGCCGGATGGACGGATACACTCCCCTCCACGATCTCCATCTTCGGTGTCACCACTGCTCTGCTTTCGGCCATCTGCTACACTGGATACATCCATCTGAGCGGCCACATCGCGGTCGACGTTTCCCCCTGGTGGCGCAGTGCGTGGATTTCCACGGGCTCCGTTGCTGTCACACTGATCGTGTTCCCACCACGTTTCCTGCTGGAGGGAATGGGGGGCAGCGTTTTGGTGGAGTGGGCCAGCTTGATCGCCTTTTTTGGAACGATCCTGCCGTCGATTCTGTTTACCGCCGGTGTCACCAGGATCGGTACGGGACTGGCCGCCACGCTCGGATCGGTCGAATTGCCCGTTGCCGTCAGCTTGTCCGCCTGGTGGCTAGGTGAACCCGTTACGACTGCGCAGTGGGTTGGCGTGTTGCTGATCCTGGTTGGTATCTTGGTAGCCGAGGGAAAACTGAATCTCCTCAAAGAAAAAAGCTGGCCGTGA
- a CDS encoding winged helix-turn-helix transcriptional regulator, with the protein MQCSVEEVLDVIGAKWSFLILRDLIEGPKRFGELLQSLKGASPKTLSVRLKELERHGIVTRTVYPEIPPKVEYALTEKGLDLKPIFREMKKWGCKWLK; encoded by the coding sequence ATGCAGTGTTCAGTGGAAGAAGTGTTGGATGTAATTGGAGCCAAGTGGTCATTTCTCATTTTGCGCGATTTGATTGAAGGGCCCAAGCGGTTCGGTGAATTGCTGCAATCGCTCAAGGGAGCCAGCCCCAAAACCTTGTCCGTCCGCTTGAAGGAACTGGAACGGCACGGGATAGTCACTCGCACAGTATATCCGGAGATACCGCCCAAGGTGGAATATGCATTGACGGAAAAAGGATTGGATCTGAAGCCCATTTTCCGTGAAATGAAAAAGTGGGGTTGTAAATGGTTGAAGTAA